The window CTCGACGCTTGTTCGTACGGTTTTCGTCAACGGGTTGCCCGGCTTCGTCACGCTGGAAGCCGATGGAGAACTCCAGACGACCGCGCTGGAAATCGAGGACGGAAGGATCGTTGCAATTTATGTGGTGCGGAATCCCGAGAAGCTGAGGCATCTGCATTAGCTTTCGCAGAAACGGTCGCAGGGATTTGAAAGAGTTTAGCGATTTCAGCCACCGGGCCTTTACCGCCTTTGCAGGTTTCCGTCGCGGTTAAGCGACGATTTCTACTTCCATGCCAGTGTCATGCGGCGCAACACGGGCATGGGAGACGCATCATGCGGCCGACTTTTCATTTTGACGGCGAGAATCTCGCCGAGACCTGGAACAAGCACATTCTTCCCGTCCGCCACGATCTGGCGACGAATCCGCTCTTTTCCGATGAAGAGCTCGCGAAGCTGATCGAGGGCAACCCGCAGGCGATCCGCGAAGTCTCGACGATGGACCCGAAGAGCGAGGATCGCAATTCGTGGAAGCGTGCGTCGTTCACCGACATGTCGGGCATGGAAATCCTCGACGCCGTGCGCGGGGGACTGCTCTGGATCAATGTCGCGGAGGCCGGGTCCTTCGATCCGCGCTACCAGGCGATCATCGACACGCTTCTGGCCGATCTCGCGAAACAGGTGCCGGGGCTGAAAACCTTCCAGCACCGCATCGGCATCCTGATCTCGTCCCCAAATGCACGGGTGTTCTATCATTGTGACATTCCGGGCCAAGGGCTCATGCATGTGCGCGGCGAAAAGCGCATCTGGATTTATCCCGATGGCGAGCCTTTCCTGCCGCAGGAGGCGCTGGAGCGGGTCGTGACCGGTCTCTCCTATGAAGAAATCGACTACGATCCGTCTTTCGAACGCCATGCCACGGTCATCGACCTGAAGCCGGGCATGGGCGCGCTGTGGCCGCTCAACTACCCGCATCGCGTCATCAATGGCGACAGTCTCAACGTGTCGTTCACCGTCGAATACTGGACCGACGAAATCCGCCGCCACTACCTCGTCAATCTGGCGAACGGCGTCGCGCGGCACTTCCTTGGCGTGAAGCCGCGCTCACGGGCGATTTCCGGCCCGATCTTCGCGATGAAGGCGGCGTTTGCAGCAGCATGGAAGCTTTCCGGCGCAAAGAGCTACTTTTCCGCCAAGATCAAGCCGGACTTCGAAATCCGCAAGCAGCAGAAGCGCCAGAAGGAACTGGCGACGGGGTTCAAGGAAGCTGCGGAGTAGGGTGCGGGTTCGCAGGCTACGAAACCTGGAGAACCGTCACGCCCTCCTGAAGCGCGGCGGTTTCCAGCTTTCGGTCAAGCGTTACTAGGGCCTCGTTCTTGCGTGCGGCCAGTTCGAGATAGGCGGCATCGTAGACCGACAGGCCATGTCGCCGCGCCAACCTGACGATCTTCCGGTCATCGTGATCGTTGAAAAGCACGGGATCGAGCGCTTCGATCACCGCAATCGCCTGGGCTGTCTCATCCTCTCGAATCCTGCCGCGACGTTCGTTCACGATGAGCGTGTTCCTGAATTCATACCAGAATATGCGAGGCGCGATCATATCCTCGGCATAGACCATGGCGAGGGCCTGTCTCGCCAGTGTGCTATCCTCGTCCGCAATAACCCATGAAATTGCGACGGAACTGTCGACGACCAGCGGCATCAAGGCCGGCCCTCGTCACGTGCCGAAACTATCTCTTCGATCGTGATGCCTGTGCGTCGGCCTTGCCGCTTGTTGTCGAGGATCCAGTCGATCGCGGCTCTCCGCTTTTCCTCCCGGTCGGTGGCAGTAATGGGAACTATCTTCGCGACGACGCGGCCATGCCGCGTAAGCTCGACGGTTTCACCGCGCTCCACATCCGCGAGGAGTTCGGAAAAGTGCGACTTGGCGTCGGATGCAGACAGAGTTCTCATTGTATGCTTCCTAGTTTCGGTCAATTTGACCTAATTTAGGATGCGGCCGGCCACCGGTCAAGAAGCGCCGTCGAACACCGTGGCCCTTTCCAGCGCCGCCAATCCTGCCAGCACCGCCTTTCGATCGGTCACGCTCATGGCGTCCAGCATGCGTGTCTCGAACGCCTTCGCCAGGGGCACGAGTTCGCGGTAGCTCGCCTCGCCGGCTTTGGTGAGCGTCAGATGTTCGACCCGGCGATCGGCCTCGCTCGCCTTGCGCGACAGCCATCGGCGTTCCTCCAGCGCGCTGACCGCGCGGCTGACCTTGGTCTTGTGCATTGCCGAGTGCTGGCCGACGGCGGTCGCGGTCATCGTGCCGTATTGCCCGAGGGTGGCAAGCAGCCGCCATTCGGGGCGTGTCAGGCCATGGCGCTCGCGATAGATTCGCGCGAAATCGCGGCTGACCGCATCTGCAAGGCGATTGAGGCGATAGGGCAGGAAGGATTCCAGGTCGAGCGCTTCGGGTTCCATTCTGCCTAGCCTTGATGGTTACATTTTCGATTGTTACGTTTGTAACAAATAGAATGCCGATCCGAAAGGCATTGCCTCTGCTGCTGCATGAGGCACACTGCCGTTGGAGGATGTCATGAACGAGATGAGCAAGCCGTCGAGCGGCCAGGATGCGCGTCGCGAAGCCGGCTTCACCTATATGCCCGGTTTCGGAAACGACTTCGAGACCGAGACGCTGCCGGGCGCGTTGCCGCAGGGCCGCAACTCCCCGCAGAGACCGGCCTACGGTCTCTATGCCGAACAACTGTCTGGCTCGCCCTTCACCGCCCCGCGCGGCACCAATGAGCGCTCCTGGCTCTACCGTATCCGGCCCAGCGTGAAGCATCACGGCAGGTTCAAGCGCTTCGACCTGCCGCACTGGAAGTCCGCGCCCAATGTCGGCGATCATGAATTGCCGCTGGCGCAGTTGCGGTGGAATCCAACGCCGATGCCGACCCAGCCGACCGACTTCATTCATGGGATGCGCACGATGACGACCGCGGGCGACGTGCAGGGGCAGGCCGGCATGGCGGCCCACATCTATGTCGCCAATGCCGACATGGTGGATGACCATTTCTTCAACGCCGACGGTGAATTGCTGGTCGTGCCGCAGGTCGGCGGAGTCCGCTTCGTCACCGAGATGGGCGTGATCGATGTCCGGCCCGGCGAGATTTGCGTGCTGCCACGCGGCTTGACCTTCAAGGTCGAACTCATCGACGGACCGGTGCGCGGCTATGTCTGCGAGAATTACGGGGCGAAGTTCACATTGCCCGATCGCGGGCCCATCGGGGCCAACTGCCTTGCAAACCCGCGCGACTTCAAGACGCCGACCGCATGGTTCGAGGAAAAGGAAACGCCCTGCCGCATCGTGGTGAAGTGGTGCGGGTCGTTTCATGTCACCGAGATCGGCCATTCGCCGCTCGATGTCGTGGCATGGCACGGCAACTACGCGCCCTACAAATACGATCTCGCGACGTTTTCGCCCGTCGGCGCGATCCTGTTCGACCACCCGGACCCGTCGATCTTCACGGTGCTGACCGCGCCG is drawn from Mesorhizobium sp. CAU 1732 and contains these coding sequences:
- a CDS encoding type II toxin-antitoxin system VapC family toxin translates to MPLVVDSSVAISWVIADEDSTLARQALAMVYAEDMIAPRIFWYEFRNTLIVNERRGRIREDETAQAIAVIEALDPVLFNDHDDRKIVRLARRHGLSVYDAAYLELAARKNEALVTLDRKLETAALQEGVTVLQVS
- a CDS encoding type II toxin-antitoxin system prevent-host-death family antitoxin, encoding MRTLSASDAKSHFSELLADVERGETVELTRHGRVVAKIVPITATDREEKRRAAIDWILDNKRQGRRTGITIEEIVSARDEGRP
- a CDS encoding MarR family transcriptional regulator gives rise to the protein MEPEALDLESFLPYRLNRLADAVSRDFARIYRERHGLTRPEWRLLATLGQYGTMTATAVGQHSAMHKTKVSRAVSALEERRWLSRKASEADRRVEHLTLTKAGEASYRELVPLAKAFETRMLDAMSVTDRKAVLAGLAALERATVFDGAS
- the hmgA gene encoding homogentisate 1,2-dioxygenase, with the translated sequence MNEMSKPSSGQDARREAGFTYMPGFGNDFETETLPGALPQGRNSPQRPAYGLYAEQLSGSPFTAPRGTNERSWLYRIRPSVKHHGRFKRFDLPHWKSAPNVGDHELPLAQLRWNPTPMPTQPTDFIHGMRTMTTAGDVQGQAGMAAHIYVANADMVDDHFFNADGELLVVPQVGGVRFVTEMGVIDVRPGEICVLPRGLTFKVELIDGPVRGYVCENYGAKFTLPDRGPIGANCLANPRDFKTPTAWFEEKETPCRIVVKWCGSFHVTEIGHSPLDVVAWHGNYAPYKYDLATFSPVGAILFDHPDPSIFTVLTAPSGEEGTANIDFVIFPPRWAVAEDTFRPPWYHRNIMSEFMGLIHGQYDAKEEGFVPGGMSLHNMMLAHGPDASGFEKASRVDLKPVKLENTMAFMFETRFPQMLTRFAAETDTLQDNYVECWEDLKKRFNGTPEGDWS